The genomic window TAAAACAAATGGGCTTCAAAACTCTGCGAATCCCCATAACCTGGGGCTATAACCAAAGTGCTTCTGCCCCTTATACTATAGAATCCAATTACTTGAATGAAGTCAAAAAAGTCGTTGACTATGGCTTCAAAAACAGCATGCACGTCATCATCAATGTGCATCACGATAATGAATGGGTGAAACCCAATGCCACAGAAGCAGAAAGAACCAAAGATCGACTGGGCAGCCTATGGACCCAGGTCTCTGAATTCTTCAAAGAATATAATGACTCGCTCATTTTTGAGACCCTAAATGAACCAAGACTGGAAGGCATTCCCCAGGAATGGTCAGGAGGCACTCCGGAAGGACGAGGCTTTATCAATGACTTTAACAAAGTCGCCGTAGATGCCATACGTGCTACAGGAGGAAATAACGAAAAAAGGCATATCATGATTCCTAGCTGGGCAGCCAGTACGGTTACTAATGCTATGAACGATCTAGTCATCCCCAATGATGATCCCAAAATCATTATTTCGCTACACACCTATTTCCCCTGGCCTTTCGCAGGAGAAGCCTCTGTATCCTGGGGTTCAGATCAGGATAAAGCCGACCTGGAGGGAGAGCTTGATCGCATCCGACAAAAGTGGATCGTTGAAGAAGGCAGACCCGTTATCCTGGGTGAATGGGGAACGATCGATCAGAATCCTTTGCAATCCAGAAT from Bacteroidia bacterium includes these protein-coding regions:
- a CDS encoding glycoside hydrolase family 5 protein, encoding MGSIKDKLIAFCIILTLAFMISCEGDEPVNPNPPPPPPPPVEDPEGSGIGEARDISSFDLVAEMGVGWNLGNSFDVTSRDKTFWGNPLPSPAVINAVKQMGFKTLRIPITWGYNQSASAPYTIESNYLNEVKKVVDYGFKNSMHVIINVHHDNEWVKPNATEAERTKDRLGSLWTQVSEFFKEYNDSLIFETLNEPRLEGIPQEWSGGTPEGRGFINDFNKVAVDAIRATGGNNEKRHIMIPSWAASTVTNAMNDLVIPNDDPKIIISLHTYFPWPFAGEASVSWGSDQDKADLEGELDRIRQKWIVEEGRPVILGEWGTIDQNPLQSRIQYAEFYAREAAERDLLTVVWDDGGMFRLFDRRNLSWPFSGIASTIVNASQK